One stretch of Lacimicrobium alkaliphilum DNA includes these proteins:
- a CDS encoding argonaute/piwi family protein yields MSVFLNAFPLRVPDTELTALQITYDKEKLDSLRAQYGAMHSFRRQSDNILIFSEDGAFPISGTPRRITLKDNFGIFCSLIKDALTKHLVGLGRNPIGFSPIELVSAKPEDNLLSSILGDGYPFKICAKYTIDTRIVKGQPCLVIDCTTRRVLKEDSLYFLNAGYDLVGRYVVTEQDDGYRKLLGAVSQCNGEALTVTRPDKQEVEVNAKDVYLEASRVNFDDYILHTHGEKKDVIVERIRQVVSAFNGGKNKKARIDALKNYIQSRDISFIDATPIEIMEQPDIRSQCGQMQKPVFVFNDNGEASWAEKGLVQYGPYTKRTFDRNDPSICVICAQHDKGRVEQFVRKLLKGIARSNYFSNGLEGKFSLGTSRIDVFTIANDSVDAYKNAIESAIRKKADEGGRWDLALVQVRQSFKKLEVSENPYYVGKSLFFLHQIPVQDFTIELLGQSDYSLGYSLNNMALACYAKMGGIPWLLKSSPTLSHELVIGIGSANIGQKRGFENQRIMGITTVFSGDGSYIVSNTSKAVVPEAYCEALTSVLDETIDKIQKRMNWQKGDTIRLVFHAQVKKFSKDEIAAVQTVVDKYQQYQVEYTFLKISENHGLHMFDSTTAGEKKGKLAPLRGKTFKLSKHEMLVYLIGQRELRNDTDGHPRGLILDVHKDSTFTDIKYLSAQVHSFASHSWRSYFPNPLPVTISYSDLIARNLGWLNQIPGWSDSVLVGKIGQSQWFL; encoded by the coding sequence TTGTCAGTCTTCCTGAACGCATTTCCACTTAGAGTACCTGATACAGAGCTTACGGCTCTCCAGATTACCTATGACAAGGAGAAGCTGGATAGTCTTCGTGCACAATATGGAGCAATGCATTCTTTTCGTCGCCAGAGCGACAATATACTGATTTTTTCAGAGGATGGAGCATTCCCTATATCCGGGACGCCGCGCAGGATCACGTTAAAGGATAATTTCGGCATCTTCTGCTCGCTAATAAAGGATGCTTTGACAAAGCATCTCGTCGGACTAGGCCGCAATCCCATCGGTTTTTCGCCCATTGAGCTGGTGAGTGCAAAGCCGGAAGACAATCTTCTGTCCTCGATTCTTGGTGATGGTTACCCATTTAAGATTTGTGCCAAATACACAATTGACACACGCATCGTTAAAGGGCAGCCGTGTCTTGTCATTGATTGCACAACGCGACGGGTGCTCAAAGAAGACAGCTTGTACTTCCTGAATGCCGGATACGATCTTGTGGGCCGTTATGTTGTTACTGAGCAGGACGATGGTTACCGAAAGCTCCTCGGAGCAGTGAGCCAATGTAACGGTGAAGCACTCACTGTCACGCGGCCTGACAAGCAGGAAGTGGAGGTCAATGCGAAAGACGTTTACCTCGAGGCCAGCCGAGTAAATTTCGACGATTACATCCTGCATACTCATGGCGAGAAAAAAGACGTCATCGTCGAACGCATCCGGCAAGTTGTTTCAGCATTTAATGGCGGCAAGAATAAGAAAGCTCGCATCGACGCACTTAAAAACTACATTCAGTCGAGAGACATTTCGTTTATTGACGCGACGCCCATTGAGATCATGGAACAACCGGATATTCGGAGCCAGTGTGGGCAGATGCAAAAACCGGTTTTTGTCTTCAACGACAATGGCGAGGCCAGTTGGGCTGAGAAAGGCCTAGTTCAATACGGTCCATATACAAAGCGAACCTTCGACAGGAACGACCCCTCAATTTGCGTGATCTGCGCCCAGCACGACAAGGGGCGGGTCGAGCAGTTTGTACGAAAGCTATTGAAAGGTATTGCGCGAAGTAATTATTTCAGCAATGGTCTTGAAGGAAAGTTCTCGCTCGGAACCAGCCGCATCGATGTGTTTACTATCGCCAACGACAGCGTGGATGCATACAAGAACGCCATCGAGTCCGCGATCCGAAAAAAAGCCGACGAGGGTGGGCGGTGGGATTTGGCGCTCGTTCAGGTTCGGCAATCTTTCAAAAAGCTCGAGGTCAGTGAAAATCCTTATTATGTAGGCAAAAGTCTCTTTTTCTTGCATCAGATCCCTGTACAGGATTTTACGATAGAACTTTTAGGACAGTCCGATTACTCACTCGGATATTCGCTTAACAATATGGCATTGGCTTGCTACGCAAAGATGGGCGGCATCCCGTGGCTTCTAAAATCCTCTCCGACCCTTTCTCACGAGCTTGTGATAGGGATCGGCAGCGCGAATATCGGACAGAAGCGTGGCTTTGAAAACCAAAGAATCATGGGAATTACTACCGTTTTCTCTGGTGATGGCAGCTATATTGTCTCAAATACTTCAAAGGCTGTTGTCCCTGAGGCCTACTGCGAGGCGTTGACTTCCGTTCTCGACGAAACCATTGATAAAATTCAGAAACGTATGAACTGGCAGAAAGGCGATACGATTCGTCTAGTTTTCCATGCGCAGGTCAAGAAGTTCAGCAAGGATGAAATTGCTGCCGTCCAGACCGTCGTAGATAAGTACCAGCAATACCAGGTTGAGTATACATTCCTAAAAATCTCAGAGAATCACGGCCTGCATATGTTCGACTCCACTACGGCCGGCGAGAAGAAGGGAAAGCTTGCGCCCCTGCGAGGAAAGACGTTTAAACTCTCCAAACATGAAATGCTCGTCTATTTGATCGGTCAGAGAGAGTTACGTAACGACACCGACGGTCACCCACGCGGATTGATTCTTGATGTACATAAGGATTCGACGTTTACGGACATAAAATATTTAAGTGCACAGGTTCATAGCTTCGCCTCACATTCTTGGCGCAGTTACTTTCCTAACCCTCTACCTGTGACAATCAGCTACTCAGACCTGATCGCTCGGAATCTTGGTTGGCTGAACCAAATTCCAGGCTGGAGCGACTCTGTGTTGGTCGGGAAAATAGGTCAGTCTCAATGGTTCCTGTAG
- the tcdA gene encoding tRNA cyclic N6-threonylcarbamoyladenosine(37) synthase TcdA: MSDFSQRFGGTQRLYGQQHTEWLRQAHFCIIGIGGVGSWVAEALARTAVGKLTLIDLDDICTTNVNRQIHALTDTVGRDKTEVMAQRIALINPECNVSCIEDFVTPENVREYLSGFDYVIDATDSVTAKAAIIAHCKRRKIPVLTVGGAGGQTDPTQVAIADLSKTKQDPLAAKVRSLLRRDYGFTSNPKRRFAVDCVYSTEQLRYPQADGTVCQTKDFADGGVKLDCNSGFGASVAVTGTFGFVAAARAMEKYLQRCARRQETAEQD, from the coding sequence ATGAGTGATTTCTCCCAGCGCTTTGGTGGTACCCAGCGGCTTTATGGTCAGCAGCATACAGAATGGCTGAGGCAGGCCCATTTCTGCATTATTGGCATTGGCGGTGTCGGCAGCTGGGTGGCCGAAGCACTGGCGCGCACTGCTGTGGGTAAGCTGACGCTGATTGATCTGGATGATATCTGCACCACCAATGTTAACCGTCAGATCCATGCCCTGACTGATACTGTGGGCAGGGATAAAACCGAGGTGATGGCGCAGCGTATTGCGCTGATCAACCCCGAATGTAACGTCAGTTGCATTGAGGATTTTGTTACCCCGGAGAATGTGCGCGAGTACCTCAGCGGCTTTGATTATGTGATTGATGCCACCGATTCGGTGACGGCCAAAGCGGCAATTATCGCCCATTGTAAACGGCGTAAAATACCGGTGCTGACGGTGGGCGGTGCCGGTGGGCAAACGGACCCTACCCAGGTTGCCATCGCCGATTTAAGTAAAACAAAGCAGGATCCCCTCGCCGCCAAAGTCCGTTCTCTGCTGCGCCGGGATTATGGTTTTACCAGTAACCCCAAGCGCCGTTTTGCGGTGGATTGTGTGTATTCCACCGAGCAGCTGCGTTACCCGCAGGCCGATGGCACGGTATGTCAGACTAAGGACTTTGCCGATGGCGGCGTAAAACTGGATTGCAATTCAGGTTTTGGGGCCTCAGTGGCCGTAACCGGCACCTTTGGGTTTGTGGCTGCCGCCCGCGCTATGGAAAAATACCTGCAGCGCTGTGCACGCAGGCAAGAAACGGCTGAGCAAGACTAG
- a CDS encoding SufE family protein, whose translation MGDIFQPGPVALSVQQARGWDNQLRALMLAGKQLPILPESQRTTEYEVQGCESQVWLQVTTAQQQIALRAFSPSKIVRGLLALICEALAGKTAEQIRAFDLQRYLAEINLERHLSQSRNNGLHQVMQAILNQI comes from the coding sequence ATGGGTGATATTTTCCAACCCGGCCCGGTGGCCTTATCAGTACAACAAGCCAGAGGCTGGGACAACCAGTTAAGGGCCTTAATGCTGGCGGGTAAACAGCTGCCCATATTGCCCGAAAGCCAGCGCACAACAGAGTACGAAGTGCAGGGCTGTGAAAGCCAGGTATGGCTGCAGGTAACAACAGCACAACAGCAGATAGCGTTGCGGGCCTTTTCGCCAAGCAAAATTGTGCGCGGGCTGTTAGCCCTTATCTGTGAAGCGCTGGCAGGAAAAACCGCCGAGCAGATAAGAGCCTTTGATCTGCAACGCTATCTGGCAGAGATTAACCTTGAACGGCATTTAAGCCAGTCGCGCAACAACGGCCTGCATCAGGTGATGCAAGCCATTCTGAATCAGATCTGA
- a CDS encoding DUF2750 domain-containing protein: MTQTFSDLIAMDAEQRAEYTFTALLSQGQLWGLTQKAVWAMLSAEGDACTPLFPDQQTAQHWSDVHFPGAKARAISLDELQNTLFSQWQPDEVMLMLFPVVREEDAIVVKIDEMQQAIAEEQAR; this comes from the coding sequence ATGACCCAAACATTTTCTGATCTTATTGCCATGGATGCCGAACAGCGCGCCGAATATACCTTTACCGCGCTGCTCAGCCAGGGCCAGCTCTGGGGCCTGACACAAAAAGCCGTGTGGGCCATGCTCAGCGCCGAAGGGGATGCCTGCACACCGCTGTTCCCTGACCAGCAAACGGCGCAACATTGGAGTGATGTACATTTCCCCGGGGCTAAAGCCAGAGCCATCAGCCTTGATGAGCTGCAGAACACCTTGTTCAGCCAGTGGCAGCCCGATGAGGTGATGCTGATGCTCTTTCCTGTGGTGCGCGAAGAAGACGCCATCGTGGTAAAAATCGATGAGATGCAACAGGCCATTGCCGAAGAACAGGCCCGCTGA
- a CDS encoding DMT family transporter has protein sequence MHNVAVRHWYGFGLSLLTAVLWGMLPVFLKLSLQVMDAITITWFRFTLAAVFVGLMLYKSNALPPMRAISRSNNLLLFIAAAGLIANYILYLKGVDYLNPETAQVLIQLAPFLLMLGGILLYKERFNRLETVGAVTLLSGLLLFFNERLPLLFSSLGMYTQGVLFIIVAAITWAVYALSQKVLLRAITAKQLTLILYCAGGLVLLPFSDIVLITDMSTLQFWALMFCCANTVVGYGAFTEALHVWHASKVSAVIALAPLFTFLSMEGAVRIWPQHFAPSDLDHWAYIGAAMVMVGSMLTAVGKGKQQAAPIKTPVAPETNDS, from the coding sequence ATGCATAACGTTGCTGTCAGACATTGGTATGGCTTCGGCCTCTCTCTGCTTACCGCCGTGTTGTGGGGCATGCTGCCGGTTTTTCTGAAACTCAGCCTGCAGGTGATGGATGCCATTACCATCACCTGGTTCCGTTTTACGCTGGCGGCGGTGTTTGTGGGGCTGATGCTGTATAAATCTAATGCTTTGCCACCCATGCGCGCTATCAGCCGCAGTAATAACCTGTTGTTGTTTATTGCCGCAGCAGGGCTTATCGCCAACTATATATTGTATTTAAAGGGGGTGGATTACCTGAACCCGGAAACCGCTCAGGTATTGATCCAGCTGGCGCCCTTTTTGCTGATGCTGGGCGGCATACTCTTATATAAAGAGCGCTTTAACCGCCTTGAAACCGTAGGCGCGGTGACTTTGTTAAGTGGCCTGTTGTTGTTTTTTAATGAACGCCTGCCGCTGCTGTTCAGCTCATTAGGTATGTACACTCAGGGCGTGCTGTTTATTATTGTGGCGGCCATCACCTGGGCGGTATATGCCTTGTCGCAAAAGGTGCTGCTGCGCGCCATTACCGCTAAACAGCTGACCCTGATCCTGTATTGCGCCGGCGGGCTGGTGTTATTGCCGTTTTCCGATATCGTGCTGATAACAGATATGAGCACGCTGCAATTCTGGGCGCTGATGTTTTGCTGTGCCAATACGGTGGTGGGTTATGGTGCCTTTACCGAGGCCCTGCACGTGTGGCACGCTTCAAAAGTCAGTGCGGTGATTGCCCTGGCCCCCCTGTTTACCTTTTTAAGTATGGAAGGGGCGGTGCGTATCTGGCCGCAGCATTTTGCGCCCAGCGATCTGGACCACTGGGCCTATATCGGTGCGGCCATGGTGATGGTGGGCTCCATGTTAACCGCGGTGGGCAAAGGCAAGCAGCAGGCTGCGCCCATTAAAACCCCTGTCGCCCCTGAAACCAATGACAGCTAA
- the rluB gene encoding 23S rRNA pseudouridine(2605) synthase RluB, which produces MSDKLQKVLANAGIGSRREMEKWISDGRISVNGKVAELGLRVEPEDKIRVDGNPLGPQNQKTVCRVLMYNKPEGELCSRKDPEGRPTVFDRLPRIKNGRWIAVGRLDINTSGLLLFTNDGELANGLMHPSKEVEREYAVRVYGKVTDVMLKRLKAGVKLEDGEAKFTSIRRHPGDEDSMNHWFNVTLSEGRNREVRRMWESQEVTVSRLIRVRYGDVELQKRLPQGGWVELELKVVNGLRKLAHLAPETETLLKIEDKKQLDHVQISRMRRAVRKHQIKNKQ; this is translated from the coding sequence GTGAGCGATAAATTGCAAAAAGTACTGGCGAATGCCGGTATCGGTTCCCGTCGGGAGATGGAGAAATGGATCAGCGACGGCCGGATTTCGGTCAATGGTAAAGTGGCCGAGCTGGGCCTGCGTGTGGAGCCCGAAGATAAAATCCGGGTGGATGGCAATCCGCTTGGCCCGCAAAATCAGAAAACCGTTTGCCGGGTGCTGATGTACAACAAGCCGGAAGGGGAGCTGTGCAGCCGCAAAGACCCCGAAGGGCGCCCCACGGTATTTGATCGTCTGCCACGGATTAAAAATGGCCGCTGGATTGCGGTTGGCCGGCTGGATATTAATACCAGCGGCTTATTGCTGTTTACCAATGACGGTGAACTGGCCAACGGCCTGATGCACCCCAGTAAGGAAGTGGAACGTGAGTACGCGGTGCGGGTGTACGGCAAAGTCACCGATGTAATGCTTAAACGCCTCAAGGCCGGGGTCAAGCTTGAAGACGGTGAAGCCAAATTTACCAGCATACGCCGCCACCCCGGTGACGAAGACAGCATGAACCACTGGTTTAATGTGACCCTGTCTGAAGGGCGCAACCGTGAAGTCAGGCGCATGTGGGAATCTCAGGAGGTGACCGTCAGCCGCCTGATCCGTGTGCGTTATGGCGATGTGGAACTGCAAAAACGCCTGCCACAGGGCGGCTGGGTTGAGCTGGAACTTAAAGTGGTGAACGGCCTGCGCAAACTGGCGCATCTGGCCCCTGAAACCGAAACCCTGCTGAAAATAGAAGACAAAAAGCAACTGGACCATGTGCAGATCTCGCGCATGCGCAGGGCGGTCAGAAAACATCAGATCAAAAACAAGCAGTAA
- a CDS encoding carbohydrate kinase family protein → MKTVICFGEALIDFLHTDEQQQGPLTLPGYRQYPGGAPANAAVAVARLGGRAKFAGQVGGDAFGDFLEQALKAYQVDTSLLLRHASAPTALAFVMLDQHKERSFSFYRNNTADLLFDPKHIDAHWFTDKPIVHFCSNCLTTEFAAEATQALVSKARTAGSCLSFDVNLRHNLWPEGQADKAQINDLVRQSEIVKFSRDELNYLAGENTQQYLNDCLVDHCRLILVTDGGGPVRMITRAGERKITPPATEVVDTTAGGDAFIGGLLYRLSQSDEPLTEQPLAKLEQAVYFASCCGAIAVSRPGAFTALADSTEAEALMMGERQG, encoded by the coding sequence ATGAAAACGGTAATTTGCTTTGGTGAGGCGCTGATTGATTTTCTGCATACCGACGAACAGCAGCAGGGGCCTCTGACACTACCCGGTTACCGCCAGTATCCGGGTGGTGCACCGGCCAATGCCGCCGTGGCGGTGGCAAGACTGGGGGGCAGGGCGAAATTTGCCGGGCAGGTGGGCGGCGATGCCTTTGGTGATTTTCTGGAACAGGCACTGAAGGCCTATCAGGTGGACACCTCTTTGTTATTAAGGCACGCCAGTGCGCCCACAGCACTGGCCTTTGTGATGCTGGATCAACACAAAGAGCGTTCATTCAGTTTTTACCGTAACAATACGGCCGATCTGTTGTTTGACCCCAAACACATTGACGCGCACTGGTTTACTGATAAGCCAATAGTGCATTTTTGCAGTAATTGTCTGACCACGGAATTTGCAGCAGAGGCAACACAGGCGCTGGTCAGTAAAGCCCGCACTGCGGGTTCGTGCTTAAGTTTCGATGTCAATCTGCGCCATAATCTGTGGCCCGAAGGTCAGGCTGATAAAGCGCAGATCAATGATCTGGTCAGGCAGTCCGAAATCGTTAAGTTCTCCCGCGACGAGCTTAACTATCTGGCCGGTGAGAATACGCAGCAGTATTTAAATGATTGCCTGGTTGATCACTGCCGCTTAATACTGGTGACAGATGGCGGCGGCCCTGTGCGTATGATCACCCGCGCAGGTGAGCGAAAAATAACGCCGCCTGCTACAGAAGTGGTGGATACCACCGCCGGGGGGGATGCTTTTATTGGCGGGTTATTGTATCGCCTGAGCCAGAGTGATGAGCCGCTGACCGAACAGCCGCTGGCAAAACTTGAACAAGCGGTTTACTTTGCCAGCTGTTGCGGCGCCATTGCCGTAAGCCGCCCCGGGGCCTTTACAGCGCTGGCCGACAGCACCGAGGCAGAAGCGCTGATGATGGGTGAACGGCAGGGGTAG
- a CDS encoding sodium:solute symporter translates to MTDYSLGQIDIVFILIYFAVVMFIGVKVGSKHKDAQDYFLAGRSMIWPFVGISLFASNISSTTLVGLSGSAYSTGISVFNYEWMASVVLVFFAIFLLPIYLNSKIYTMPEYLERRFDVRSRYYFSGVTLIGNILIDTAGALFAGGILLKLIFPAFELWEIIFVLSIAAGIYTIVGGLKAVIYTDAIQTVLILIGAIAITVIAYNKAGGWDAIQAATDPEALSLIRPADDPSMPWTGLLFGVPVLGFYFWCTNQFMVQRVLSAKNNQHGRWGLLLAGALKLPVLFLMVFPGTIARILYPDIESPNLVYPTLIFELLPVGLKGLVVAGILAALMSSIDSTLHSASTLVTMDFVSKAKPDLTSKQLMKVGRLTAFIFMLAAAAWAPYIEKFGSLFEYLQQVLAYIAPPVVSVFILGALYKGMTANAAFYSFMLSLALSVSMLIAQGAGVVDIHFLHVAGLLFAIAMVTGIVISLIEKQPLSEDKQAYTWSPAQFRQEMQDEARLPLYQNYIFLSVVLLAVTTALVVAFA, encoded by the coding sequence ATGACTGATTACAGTCTGGGTCAAATCGATATCGTTTTTATCCTGATCTACTTTGCCGTAGTGATGTTTATCGGCGTAAAAGTGGGCAGTAAGCATAAAGACGCCCAGGACTACTTTCTTGCCGGCCGCAGCATGATCTGGCCCTTTGTGGGGATCTCGCTGTTTGCCTCGAATATCTCCAGTACCACCCTGGTGGGCCTGTCCGGCTCGGCGTATTCCACCGGTATTTCGGTGTTTAACTATGAATGGATGGCCTCGGTGGTGCTGGTGTTTTTCGCCATCTTCCTGCTGCCTATCTATCTCAATTCAAAAATCTATACCATGCCCGAGTATCTCGAACGCCGCTTCGATGTGCGTTCCAGGTACTATTTCTCCGGCGTGACGCTGATTGGCAATATCCTGATTGATACCGCCGGGGCACTGTTTGCCGGTGGCATCTTACTGAAACTGATCTTCCCGGCTTTTGAGTTGTGGGAGATTATTTTTGTGCTCTCTATTGCGGCCGGTATTTATACTATTGTCGGGGGCTTAAAAGCGGTCATTTATACCGATGCCATCCAGACCGTGCTGATCCTGATCGGCGCCATCGCCATTACGGTAATTGCCTATAACAAGGCCGGCGGCTGGGATGCTATCCAGGCTGCCACGGATCCTGAGGCCTTAAGCCTGATCCGCCCGGCGGATGATCCCTCTATGCCCTGGACAGGGCTGCTGTTCGGCGTGCCGGTGCTGGGTTTTTACTTCTGGTGTACCAATCAGTTTATGGTGCAACGGGTACTCAGTGCTAAAAACAACCAGCATGGCCGCTGGGGCCTGTTGCTGGCCGGTGCGCTGAAGCTGCCGGTGTTATTTCTGATGGTCTTTCCCGGTACTATTGCCAGGATTCTCTACCCGGATATTGAGAGCCCGAATCTGGTTTATCCGACGCTGATTTTTGAGCTTCTGCCGGTGGGGTTAAAAGGTCTGGTGGTGGCCGGGATCCTGGCGGCGCTGATGTCGAGTATTGATTCGACCCTGCATTCTGCCTCGACCCTGGTGACCATGGATTTTGTCTCCAAGGCCAAGCCGGATTTAACCTCAAAACAGCTGATGAAAGTAGGCCGGCTCACCGCCTTTATTTTTATGCTGGCCGCCGCAGCCTGGGCACCCTATATCGAAAAATTCGGCTCCTTGTTTGAATACCTGCAACAGGTGCTGGCCTATATTGCGCCACCTGTGGTGTCGGTGTTTATTCTCGGTGCGCTGTACAAAGGCATGACCGCCAATGCCGCCTTTTACAGCTTTATGCTCTCCCTGGCCCTGTCGGTTTCGATGCTGATCGCGCAGGGCGCAGGCGTGGTGGATATTCACTTTTTGCATGTGGCGGGGTTGCTGTTTGCCATCGCCATGGTGACAGGCATTGTGATCAGCCTGATTGAAAAACAGCCCTTATCTGAGGATAAACAGGCCTATACCTGGAGCCCGGCGCAGTTTCGTCAGGAAATGCAGGACGAGGCCCGATTGCCCCTGTATCAGAACTATATCTTTTTATCTGTTGTATTGCTGGCGGTGACCACGGCACTGGTTGTGGCTTTTGCATAA
- a CDS encoding TonB-dependent receptor: MTERFSKTPVALAIAGLFLTQPLVAQEEASPAQQPKEKFEQIVVTASPGGATMQEASVSVSSFSQEEVFKLAPRSTAEVFRALPGIRAESSGGGGNANITIRGIPLATGGSKFMQLHEDGLPVLEFGDINFGNTDNFMRHDWSVGLVESVRGGSASTFASNSPGGVINMISNTGESGGGAIGTSFGVDYDEFRLDFAYGGEFNRDLYFHIAGFARDGEGTRDTGFDGDNGGQIKLNVTQLLDNGHLRFFFKNLDDRVTTYLPAPVAVKSNGSFGAVPNFDASSQTLHSAYNTNVSTFDAYGNPRNRDVTDGIESKVTSFGFEADLEVAQDLFLLNKFRTSDISGSFISPFTDTFGGFGPQSADSMAQAICGSALDGQGNSFDCSSTSVVLANGPGAGNNYDGLALLNLQFDTELRDLGNLINDLNLRKEFNNGMTLTVGYYYSKQNIEATWNSWQTYIQTVDGNNSQLLHIEDANGEALVNNGLWAPSFLSWDWDLQYTTTAPYINLGFEIGENWLIDVSARHDEVKATGEVINSCCGGNTDVDINGDGVISGNTEDASAINGGFFSGGVINLNRGGAAVQAVNYDASNTSFSLGGSYLYSKELTLFGRYSEGGRAIADRLVQIPGALNADGSLSDTTSGYDETEQLEVGVKYATADFQLNATLFDTVTQDTQAEVTSGLTFIREYEATGLELEGLYEFGHGFTLQGNMTWTDAEISKDVFNPALVGKTPRRQADFIYTLTPQYQSADWLFGASLQGSSSYYVQDSNELKQDAYMLVNLFATWYASDRFSVSLNVNNASDEFVITESEEGFANPGDIIRARPLNGRTTNISLRYEF; this comes from the coding sequence ATGACTGAGCGTTTTAGTAAAACCCCCGTGGCCCTGGCAATTGCCGGGTTGTTTCTGACTCAGCCACTTGTGGCGCAGGAAGAGGCATCACCGGCGCAGCAGCCGAAAGAAAAATTTGAACAGATTGTTGTGACCGCCAGCCCCGGTGGGGCGACAATGCAGGAAGCCAGTGTGTCGGTCAGCTCTTTCTCCCAGGAAGAGGTATTTAAACTGGCACCGCGCTCTACCGCTGAAGTGTTCCGCGCGCTGCCCGGTATCCGCGCCGAATCATCAGGCGGTGGCGGTAACGCCAATATAACTATTCGCGGTATTCCGCTGGCCACCGGCGGCTCCAAGTTTATGCAGCTGCATGAAGATGGGCTGCCGGTGCTGGAATTCGGTGATATCAACTTCGGTAATACCGACAACTTTATGCGCCATGACTGGTCTGTGGGGCTGGTGGAGTCGGTACGGGGCGGTTCGGCCTCCACCTTTGCCAGTAACTCACCAGGTGGTGTGATCAATATGATCAGCAATACCGGTGAATCCGGTGGCGGCGCCATCGGCACCTCTTTCGGGGTGGATTATGACGAGTTCCGTCTCGATTTCGCCTATGGCGGTGAGTTTAACCGCGACCTGTATTTTCATATTGCCGGCTTTGCCCGCGATGGCGAAGGTACCCGCGATACCGGTTTTGACGGTGACAATGGCGGCCAGATAAAACTGAACGTGACCCAGTTGCTGGATAATGGTCATTTGCGCTTCTTCTTTAAAAACCTCGACGATCGGGTGACCACTTATCTGCCTGCACCTGTGGCAGTAAAGTCCAACGGCAGCTTCGGTGCGGTGCCAAACTTTGATGCCAGCTCACAGACCCTGCATTCGGCATACAATACCAATGTGTCTACTTTCGATGCCTATGGTAATCCCCGCAACCGTGATGTGACCGACGGTATCGAGTCCAAAGTTACCTCTTTTGGCTTCGAAGCAGATCTGGAAGTGGCACAGGATCTGTTCCTGCTGAATAAATTCAGAACCAGCGATATCAGCGGCAGCTTTATCTCGCCTTTTACCGATACCTTCGGCGGCTTCGGGCCGCAATCGGCAGACAGTATGGCGCAGGCCATCTGTGGCTCGGCTCTTGATGGCCAGGGCAACAGCTTCGATTGTTCCTCCACTTCTGTGGTACTGGCCAATGGCCCCGGTGCCGGCAATAACTACGACGGTCTGGCCTTGTTGAATCTGCAGTTTGATACCGAACTGCGCGATTTGGGTAACCTGATTAACGATCTGAATCTGCGCAAGGAATTTAACAACGGTATGACCCTGACTGTGGGCTATTACTATTCCAAGCAGAATATCGAAGCCACCTGGAACAGCTGGCAAACCTATATTCAGACGGTAGACGGTAATAACTCCCAGTTACTGCATATCGAAGATGCCAATGGTGAAGCATTGGTGAACAATGGGCTGTGGGCACCAAGCTTTTTGTCCTGGGACTGGGATCTGCAATACACCACCACCGCGCCTTATATTAACCTTGGCTTTGAAATCGGTGAGAACTGGCTGATTGATGTCAGTGCCCGTCACGACGAAGTCAAAGCCACCGGTGAAGTGATCAACAGTTGCTGTGGCGGCAATACCGATGTGGATATCAACGGTGATGGTGTGATCAGCGGCAATACCGAAGATGCCTCTGCAATTAACGGCGGCTTTTTCAGCGGCGGGGTGATCAATCTTAATCGCGGCGGTGCGGCGGTACAGGCGGTCAATTATGATGCCAGTAACACGTCCTTTTCATTAGGGGGCTCTTATCTGTACAGCAAAGAACTGACCTTGTTTGGCCGTTATAGTGAAGGTGGTCGCGCCATTGCCGATCGTCTGGTACAGATCCCCGGCGCCCTGAATGCCGATGGCAGTCTGAGCGACACCACCTCGGGCTATGATGAAACCGAACAGCTGGAAGTGGGGGTAAAATATGCCACCGCCGATTTCCAGCTAAATGCCACCTTGTTTGATACCGTCACCCAGGATACGCAGGCGGAAGTGACTTCCGGGCTGACCTTTATCCGTGAGTATGAGGCTACCGGCCTTGAACTTGAGGGGCTGTATGAATTCGGCCATGGGTTTACCCTGCAGGGCAATATGACCTGGACCGATGCCGAGATCAGCAAGGACGTGTTTAACCCGGCATTAGTGGGCAAAACACCCCGGCGCCAGGCTGACTTTATCTACACCCTGACGCCTCAGTACCAGAGTGCCGACTGGCTGTTTGGTGCCAGCCTGCAGGGCTCATCGTCCTACTATGTGCAGGATTCCAATGAGCTGAAGCAGGATGCCTATATGCTGGTTAACCTGTTTGCCACCTGGTACGCCTCGGATCGGTTTTCGGTATCCCTGAACGTGAATAACGCCTCAGACGAGTTCGTTATTACCGAATCGGAAGAGGGTTTTGCCAACCCGGGTGATATCATTCGTGCCCGCCCCTTAAACGGGCGCACAACCAATATCTCCCTGCGCTACGAGTTCTGA